In Urechidicola croceus, a single window of DNA contains:
- a CDS encoding peptidylprolyl isomerase: MTFKNTLVLFISLSFFGVYAQLEEKPLFTIDNQPILVSEFLRVYNKNLDIVTDENQKDINNYLDLFINYKLKIKQAHDLGFDTLSSYKTELLGYKKQLMEPYLKDDSVIEKLVQEAYSRSLYEINASHILVMVKPSATPADTIQAYEKIVEARNLILAGNKFNDVATKYSEDPSVQRNLGDLGYFSAFSMVFPFEDAAYTTVVNEISKPFRTRFGYHILKVHDKRKTRGEVEASHIMVKGDTDDSFSKINEIYNQLLDGKDFANLAKTQSEDVYSAKKNGSLGRFGAGKMVKEFEQTVFSLKNIGDISQPFKTAYGWHIVKLDNVFPMPSFEEVKKNLTEKVKRGDKAKSMSNSIVFKLLDEYNIIIRDKALKPFKKEGGNEKRNKFSKTLMSIQDKEISQKKLFDYLDGRQLTNDLLKSFKEKEVLDYYKNDLELNNKEFIYSYKEYEEGLLLFELLQNRIWDKSKDSLGIENYFKNHKKEFVSTKSIEGVVATCTNKETALIVKEQLSKNTSLDEIKKLTNIDDQINVLFKSGLIEYNKETIPSEYNFKNGVSDIYEFNNSFIVIKTDSVIPSKQLELKEVKGRVVNKYQEYLEEQWIDELRSTYTIDIDSEVLKSVLEKY; the protein is encoded by the coding sequence ATGACATTTAAAAATACCCTTGTTTTATTCATTTCTTTATCTTTTTTTGGAGTTTATGCTCAACTTGAAGAAAAACCACTTTTTACAATTGATAATCAGCCAATTTTAGTTTCAGAGTTTTTAAGAGTCTACAATAAAAACTTAGATATTGTAACTGATGAGAATCAAAAAGACATAAATAATTATTTAGATTTATTCATCAACTATAAACTTAAAATAAAACAGGCACATGATTTAGGCTTTGATACTTTATCATCTTATAAAACAGAATTATTAGGTTATAAAAAGCAATTGATGGAACCATATTTAAAAGATGATTCTGTGATTGAGAAATTGGTTCAAGAAGCCTATAGCCGAAGTTTGTATGAAATTAATGCTAGTCATATACTAGTAATGGTAAAGCCAAGTGCAACTCCAGCAGATACAATACAGGCTTATGAAAAAATAGTTGAAGCAAGAAATTTAATACTAGCTGGAAATAAATTTAATGATGTTGCTACGAAGTATTCAGAAGATCCTTCAGTACAAAGAAATTTGGGTGATTTAGGATATTTTTCTGCTTTTAGCATGGTTTTTCCTTTTGAAGATGCGGCCTATACTACAGTTGTAAATGAAATTTCAAAGCCATTTAGAACAAGGTTTGGTTATCATATATTGAAAGTTCACGATAAAAGAAAAACCCGTGGAGAAGTTGAGGCTTCTCATATTATGGTAAAAGGTGATACTGATGATAGTTTTAGTAAAATAAATGAAATTTATAACCAACTACTTGATGGAAAAGACTTTGCTAACTTAGCAAAAACGCAATCAGAAGATGTTTATTCTGCAAAGAAAAATGGTAGTTTAGGGCGTTTTGGCGCAGGAAAAATGGTAAAAGAATTTGAACAAACTGTTTTCTCATTAAAAAATATAGGAGATATATCACAACCTTTTAAAACAGCTTATGGTTGGCATATTGTAAAATTAGATAATGTTTTTCCTATGCCTAGTTTTGAAGAAGTAAAAAAGAATTTAACGGAAAAAGTTAAACGAGGTGATAAAGCCAAAAGTATGAGTAATTCAATAGTATTTAAGTTATTGGATGAATATAATATTATAATAAGAGATAAAGCATTAAAGCCATTTAAAAAAGAAGGGGGGAATGAAAAGAGAAATAAATTTTCAAAAACTTTAATGTCAATTCAAGATAAAGAAATCAGTCAAAAAAAATTATTTGATTATTTAGACGGTAGACAATTGACAAATGATTTACTTAAATCTTTTAAAGAAAAAGAGGTGTTAGATTATTATAAGAATGATTTAGAATTAAATAATAAAGAATTTATTTATTCATATAAAGAATATGAAGAAGGCTTATTGTTATTTGAATTATTACAAAATAGAATTTGGGATAAATCAAAAGACTCTTTAGGTATTGAAAATTACTTTAAAAATCATAAAAAAGAATTCGTTTCTACCAAAAGCATAGAGGGTGTAGTAGCAACATGTACAAATAAAGAAACAGCATTAATTGTAAAAGAACAATTGTCTAAAAATACTTCTTTAGATGAAATAAAAAAGTTAACTAATATTGATGATCAAATAAATGTGTTATTTAAGTCTGGTTTAATAGAATATAATAAAGAAACTATTCCATCAGAATATAATTTTAAAAATGGAGTTTCAGATATTTATGAATTTAACAATTCATTTATTGTAATTAAAACAGATAGTGTAATTCCTTCAAAACAACTTGAATTAAAAGAAGTTAAAGGTAGAGTAGTTAACAAATACCAAGAATATTTAGAAGAGCAATGGATTGATGAATTACGATCTACATATACAATTGATATTGATAGTGAAGTATTAAAATCTGTTTTAGAGAAGTATTAA
- a CDS encoding peptidylprolyl isomerase, with protein MIKKVVVLGVMLLAINSFSQERVKVDGVAVVVGKNIVLDSDIEKFKLEVEQRSEGKIKISDCEMLEEIMTQKLLSHHAIIDSIVVSEDEVIEQVDRTIGSFAQQLGSIEKVTEFYGFNDEEDLRKELNQIQREQFLIQRERASIVEEVDVTPDEVRTYFNNLKEEGNLPEFGSEIELSQIVIYAQPTEEETKRVVDKLTKIKEDIENGASMNMKAILNSDDPSVAGKGQGAGGFYTITRETGFVKEFKEVAFSLDEGEVSEPFKTDFGYHIIKVEKIKGQSIDLRHILIQLDIDEDKLLEAKTTLEGLKKDISEGTITFEEAVSEYSEEEATKTNRGVIINPATGDSRFELTRMDPTLYSRVSNLTGGEMTDPFYDETREGEKMFKIILLKSKTEAHTADYIKDYVKIQQLALQKKQEETIEKWAKEKISDTYIKINSGHKSCSFDKNWKKE; from the coding sequence ATGATAAAAAAAGTAGTAGTATTAGGAGTTATGTTATTGGCAATAAATTCATTTTCTCAAGAGAGAGTGAAAGTCGATGGTGTTGCAGTTGTTGTTGGAAAAAATATTGTTTTAGATTCTGACATTGAAAAGTTTAAGTTAGAGGTGGAACAAAGAAGTGAAGGTAAAATTAAAATTTCTGATTGCGAAATGTTAGAAGAAATTATGACACAAAAATTACTTTCACATCATGCAATAATTGATAGTATTGTTGTTTCAGAGGATGAAGTTATAGAACAAGTAGATAGAACTATTGGTTCTTTTGCTCAACAATTGGGAAGTATTGAAAAAGTTACAGAATTTTACGGTTTTAATGATGAAGAAGATTTAAGAAAAGAATTAAATCAAATTCAAAGAGAACAATTTTTAATTCAAAGAGAAAGAGCAAGTATTGTAGAAGAAGTAGATGTGACACCAGATGAAGTAAGAACATATTTCAATAATTTAAAAGAGGAAGGAAATTTACCAGAATTTGGATCAGAAATTGAACTTTCTCAAATAGTTATTTATGCGCAGCCAACAGAAGAAGAAACTAAAAGAGTTGTTGATAAATTAACTAAAATTAAAGAAGATATAGAAAATGGTGCAAGTATGAATATGAAAGCAATTTTAAATTCTGATGACCCTTCAGTTGCTGGTAAAGGTCAAGGAGCTGGTGGTTTTTATACAATTACTCGAGAAACAGGTTTTGTAAAAGAATTTAAAGAAGTAGCATTTAGTTTAGATGAAGGTGAAGTGTCTGAGCCATTTAAAACTGATTTTGGTTACCATATTATTAAAGTTGAAAAAATCAAAGGACAATCTATTGATTTACGTCACATTTTAATTCAATTAGATATTGATGAAGATAAATTGTTAGAAGCTAAAACTACATTAGAAGGTTTGAAAAAAGATATTTCTGAAGGAACTATTACATTTGAAGAAGCTGTAAGTGAATATTCAGAAGAAGAAGCAACTAAAACTAACAGAGGAGTAATTATAAACCCGGCAACTGGAGATTCACGATTTGAATTGACAAGAATGGATCCAACATTATATTCAAGAGTATCTAATTTGACTGGAGGAGAAATGACCGATCCTTTTTATGATGAAACTCGTGAAGGAGAAAAAATGTTTAAGATTATTCTTTTAAAATCGAAAACAGAAGCACATACTGCCGATTATATCAAGGATTATGTTAAAATCCAACAATTAGCATTACAAAAAAAACAAGAAGAAACTATTGAAAAATGGGCAAAAGAAAAAATTTCAGACACTTACATTAAAATAAACTCAGGACATAAATCATGTTCTTTTGATAAAAACTGGAAAAAAGAATAG
- a CDS encoding AAA family ATPase produces MSDVKAIEQLGIKYKQLKAEISKIIVGQEQTVDHVLYSIFGGGHSLLIGVPGLAKTLLVHTVAQALGLDFKRIQFTPDLMPSDILGSEILDENRKFKFIKGPIFSNIILADEINRTPPKTQAALLEAMQERSVTIAGHHHKLSLPFFVLATQNPIEQEGTYPLPEAQLDRFMFSILLNYPTFEEEVAVVKKTTADNQVNINSLFTAEEILEYQKLIRRIPIADNVIEYAVKLVAKTRPNTYNTPDIVNNYIDWGAGPRASQNLILGAKVNAAINGKFSPDIEDVRSVAYPILRHRIVKNYKAEAEGISEEKIISSLF; encoded by the coding sequence ATGTCAGACGTTAAAGCAATTGAACAATTAGGAATTAAATACAAGCAATTAAAAGCAGAAATATCGAAGATAATTGTAGGTCAAGAACAAACTGTTGATCATGTCTTATATTCAATTTTTGGTGGAGGGCACTCTTTATTAATTGGAGTTCCAGGATTAGCAAAGACCTTATTGGTACATACAGTTGCACAAGCGTTAGGATTAGATTTTAAACGTATTCAATTTACACCTGATTTAATGCCATCTGATATTTTAGGAAGTGAAATTTTAGATGAAAATCGAAAGTTTAAATTTATTAAAGGTCCTATTTTTAGTAATATTATTTTGGCAGATGAAATTAATAGAACTCCACCAAAAACGCAAGCAGCGTTGTTAGAAGCAATGCAAGAGCGCTCGGTTACTATTGCTGGGCATCATCACAAACTGTCATTGCCGTTTTTTGTACTTGCTACTCAAAATCCAATTGAACAGGAGGGAACTTACCCTTTGCCAGAAGCGCAATTAGATCGTTTTATGTTTTCAATTCTTTTAAATTACCCAACATTTGAAGAAGAAGTTGCAGTAGTAAAAAAGACTACTGCTGATAATCAAGTAAATATTAATTCTCTTTTTACTGCAGAAGAAATTTTAGAATATCAAAAACTCATCAGAAGAATACCTATAGCAGATAATGTTATAGAGTATGCCGTTAAATTAGTAGCTAAGACTAGACCTAATACTTATAATACTCCAGATATAGTTAATAATTATATTGACTGGGGAGCAGGTCCAAGAGCTTCACAAAATTTAATTTTAGGCGCAAAAGTTAATGCAGCAATTAACGGAAAATTTTCTCCAGACATTGAAGATGTTCGTTCAGTTGCATATCCTATTTTAAGACATAGAATTGTTAAAAATTATAAGGCTGAAGCAGAAGGTATTTCTGAAGAAAAGATAATTTCAAGTTTATTTTGA
- the rsmD gene encoding 16S rRNA (guanine(966)-N(2))-methyltransferase RsmD — MRIISGKHKGKKLIAPKNLPVRPTTDMAKEALFNILNNLYYFDEISVLDLFSGTGNISFEFASRGTENITAVDAHFACVKFIHQTSNQLEFTIDTIKSDVFKFLDKTPIKFTVIFADPPYDFEKEKFEKIVDLVFKNNLLEDGGVLIVEHSKHTDLSQHKHLSYSKKYGGNMFSFFELAESK, encoded by the coding sequence ATGAGAATTATTTCTGGAAAGCATAAGGGTAAAAAATTAATCGCACCAAAAAACTTACCTGTTCGTCCAACCACAGATATGGCAAAAGAAGCCTTATTCAACATCTTAAATAATCTTTACTATTTTGATGAAATATCGGTACTTGATTTATTTTCAGGAACAGGGAATATTAGTTTTGAATTTGCTTCAAGAGGAACAGAAAATATTACCGCTGTTGATGCTCACTTTGCTTGTGTAAAATTTATTCACCAAACTTCAAATCAATTAGAATTCACAATTGATACTATTAAAAGTGATGTCTTTAAATTTTTAGATAAAACTCCAATTAAATTCACTGTTATTTTTGCGGATCCTCCTTATGATTTTGAAAAAGAAAAGTTTGAAAAAATTGTTGATTTGGTTTTTAAAAATAATCTTTTAGAAGATGGTGGTGTATTAATCGTTGAACACTCAAAGCATACTGATTTATCTCAACACAAACATTTAAGTTATTCTAAAAAATATGGGGGAAATATGTTTAGTTTCTTTGAATTAGCAGAATCAAAATAA
- a CDS encoding DUF3822 family protein, whose product MENIDFQNKHLSILLRSDGFSFCVLDKTTEKYSDVHNIYSNEKFVTPQMQLEFIEDKFIKNKILRNAKFQSVNVTHCNSLSTFVPEPFFNVENLASYLKYNIKVLSNDFIAYDTIENTEIVNVYVPFVHINNFLFDKFGSFEYKHSSSVLVETLLKKYTNSDKTHFFVNVENDEFQIIVLKRKKLEFYNSFNFKTKEDFIYYILFTAEQLNLNPEEFQLTLIGEIEKESELYSIVFQYVRSVDFIEYKNPFLTEFETSNHSNFTLLNQQ is encoded by the coding sequence ATAGAAAATATAGACTTTCAAAATAAACATTTATCCATCTTACTTCGGTCAGATGGATTTTCTTTTTGTGTTTTAGATAAAACTACAGAAAAGTATAGTGATGTCCATAATATATATTCTAATGAAAAGTTTGTCACACCACAAATGCAATTAGAATTTATTGAAGATAAATTTATTAAAAACAAAATATTAAGAAACGCTAAGTTTCAGTCGGTAAATGTTACACATTGCAATAGTTTATCTACATTTGTGCCTGAGCCATTCTTTAATGTTGAGAACTTAGCAAGTTATCTTAAGTATAATATAAAGGTTTTAAGCAATGATTTTATTGCTTATGATACAATTGAAAATACTGAAATTGTAAATGTTTATGTGCCATTTGTACATATTAACAATTTTTTGTTTGACAAATTTGGTAGTTTTGAGTATAAGCATTCTTCATCAGTTTTAGTGGAAACTTTATTAAAAAAATACACCAATTCTGACAAAACACATTTTTTCGTAAATGTTGAAAATGATGAATTTCAAATTATTGTTTTAAAAAGAAAAAAATTAGAATTTTATAATTCTTTTAATTTCAAAACTAAAGAAGATTTTATTTATTATATACTTTTCACTGCTGAACAATTAAATTTAAACCCTGAAGAATTTCAATTAACTCTTATTGGTGAAATAGAAAAAGAATCTGAGTTGTATTCTATTGTTTTTCAATATGTAAGAAGTGTTGATTTTATTGAATATAAAAATCCGTTTCTAACAGAATTTGAGACTTCAAATCATTCTAATTTCACACTTTTAAATCAACAATAA
- a CDS encoding ATP-dependent DNA helicase encodes MTKTAPDFYKQLVESFPFEPTDTQNVLLLQLAEFIFDKNAKSIFLLKGYAGTGKTTTISTVVKNLWKTGKKSVMLAPTGRAAKVISNYAGRQAFTIHKKIYHPRKAKNGGVNFVMQVNKHTNTYFIVDEASMIPDTAANSKLFENGSLLDDLISYVYSGAGCKLILIGDTAQLPPVKLDVSPALDADKLALNYNKDVTELELNEVMRQHSDSGILINATELRMMLSGNGFFDFQFKLSFPDVVRLVDGYDIQDAITVAYDTNGVEDTAFIVRSNKRANQYNQQIRGKIRGQENEISSGDYIMVVKNNYFWLSDSSEAGFIANGDICEILEIRSVKELYGFRFAEVKIRMVDYKNQSPFDTVILLDTLTSETPSLTYEDSNRLYQEVAKDFEDEKSNYKKLLSIKKNKYFNALQVKFSYAMTCHKSQGGQWKTVFIEQPYLPDGPSKEYLRWLYTALTRAQEKLYLIGFKDDFFES; translated from the coding sequence ATGACAAAAACCGCGCCAGATTTTTATAAGCAACTTGTTGAATCTTTTCCATTTGAGCCTACAGATACTCAAAATGTGCTACTATTACAACTAGCAGAATTTATTTTTGATAAAAATGCTAAAAGTATATTTTTACTAAAAGGATATGCAGGTACAGGTAAAACAACAACTATAAGCACTGTTGTAAAAAATTTATGGAAAACTGGAAAGAAATCTGTTATGTTGGCTCCTACAGGTCGTGCTGCAAAGGTAATCTCAAATTATGCAGGTAGGCAAGCATTTACGATACATAAAAAAATTTACCATCCACGAAAAGCAAAAAATGGTGGTGTCAATTTTGTTATGCAGGTAAATAAACATACAAATACTTATTTTATTGTCGATGAGGCTTCGATGATTCCTGATACAGCCGCAAATTCAAAATTATTTGAAAATGGGTCTTTGTTAGACGATTTAATCTCATATGTTTACTCAGGTGCTGGATGCAAATTAATATTAATTGGAGATACTGCACAATTACCACCAGTTAAATTAGATGTTAGTCCAGCATTAGATGCTGATAAATTAGCACTCAATTACAATAAAGATGTTACAGAACTGGAATTGAATGAAGTAATGCGGCAACATTCAGACTCTGGAATATTAATCAACGCAACAGAATTAAGAATGATGTTGTCAGGAAATGGATTTTTTGATTTTCAGTTTAAATTAAGCTTTCCTGACGTTGTAAGACTAGTTGATGGTTATGATATACAAGATGCTATTACTGTTGCTTACGATACAAATGGAGTGGAAGATACAGCCTTTATAGTTCGTTCAAATAAAAGAGCAAACCAATACAATCAACAAATTAGAGGTAAAATTAGAGGGCAAGAAAATGAAATTTCCTCAGGAGATTACATTATGGTAGTTAAAAACAACTATTTTTGGTTGAGCGACTCCTCTGAAGCTGGTTTTATTGCTAATGGTGATATATGTGAAATTTTAGAAATACGTAGTGTTAAAGAACTTTACGGCTTTCGTTTTGCCGAAGTAAAAATTAGAATGGTCGATTATAAAAACCAGTCTCCATTTGATACAGTAATTCTTCTAGATACACTTACTTCAGAAACCCCTTCGTTAACATATGAAGATTCTAATAGGTTATATCAAGAAGTTGCAAAAGATTTTGAAGATGAAAAATCTAATTACAAGAAACTTCTATCAATTAAGAAAAATAAATATTTCAATGCTTTACAAGTCAAGTTTTCTTATGCCATGACATGTCATAAATCACAGGGTGGACAGTGGAAAACAGTGTTTATTGAACAGCCTTATCTACCAGATGGCCCAAGTAAAGAATATTTACGTTGGCTTTATACAGCTTTAACTAGAGCACAAGAGAAATTATATTTGATTGGTTTTAAAGATGATTTTTTTGAGAGCTAA
- a CDS encoding lysophospholipid acyltransferase family protein, which produces MKLKRIIGSLILKIFGWTDYFPEDYKVQKCVLITAPHTSFLDYIFTFASFWKRKVNVKFVYIHEETNWFVRTFYKSIGGINTRESALIINSANLINNSQKIILIVPSENTVKKINKWKTGFYDVATLTKVPLALSYLDYSDKIAGVGGLFNVSGDYKKDIKKIQKFYDSFTPKNPDYYNKNIC; this is translated from the coding sequence ATGAAGCTTAAAAGAATTATAGGGTCCCTAATCTTGAAGATTTTTGGTTGGACGGATTATTTTCCTGAAGATTATAAAGTTCAAAAATGTGTGCTAATTACAGCACCGCATACTTCCTTTCTTGATTATATTTTTACGTTTGCATCATTTTGGAAAAGAAAAGTTAATGTGAAATTTGTTTATATACATGAAGAGACAAATTGGTTTGTTAGAACTTTTTATAAAAGTATAGGAGGTATAAATACAAGAGAAAGTGCATTGATTATTAATTCAGCCAACCTTATTAATAATTCACAAAAAATAATTTTAATCGTCCCTTCAGAAAATACAGTTAAAAAAATTAATAAATGGAAAACTGGATTTTATGATGTTGCAACTTTGACTAAAGTTCCATTAGCTCTAAGTTATTTAGACTATTCTGATAAAATTGCAGGAGTAGGAGGCTTATTTAACGTTTCAGGAGATTATAAAAAAGACATTAAAAAAATTCAAAAATTCTACGATAGTTTTACACCAAAAAATCCTGATTATTATAATAAAAATATCTGTTAA
- a CDS encoding 1-acyl-sn-glycerol-3-phosphate acyltransferase: MKIKKVLGKCILKVGGWTDYYPNEYVTDKCLIITAPHTSVWDYLFTFAAFWKREVKIKFLLSDSKSKIHINNMLKLFGGVKVQRNKGSAVDCSVHLINKYEKIVLLVLTEGSRKKVDKWKTGFYHIAKITDVPVALGYLDYEDKIAGIGDLFHVSGNIKTDLKKIERFYKNFTPKNPKNYNKKIF; the protein is encoded by the coding sequence TTGAAAATAAAAAAAGTTTTAGGTAAATGTATTTTGAAAGTTGGAGGTTGGACCGATTATTATCCAAATGAATATGTAACAGATAAATGTCTAATTATTACTGCACCTCACACTTCTGTTTGGGATTACTTGTTCACTTTTGCTGCATTTTGGAAAAGAGAAGTTAAAATTAAGTTTTTGTTGAGTGATTCAAAATCAAAAATACACATTAACAATATGTTAAAATTGTTTGGAGGTGTTAAAGTACAACGTAATAAAGGTAGTGCTGTTGATTGCTCCGTACATCTTATTAATAAATATGAAAAAATAGTATTGTTAGTATTGACAGAGGGTTCAAGAAAGAAGGTTGATAAATGGAAAACCGGATTTTACCATATTGCAAAAATAACTGACGTTCCAGTTGCATTAGGTTATCTAGATTATGAGGATAAAATAGCTGGTATTGGCGATTTATTTCATGTTTCTGGAAATATAAAAACTGATTTAAAGAAAATTGAAAGGTTTTATAAAAACTTTACTCCTAAAAATCCAAAAAATTATAATAAGAAAATATTTTAG
- a CDS encoding YbaB/EbfC family nucleoid-associated protein: protein MFGDLSGMMDKLNNAKQKVEETKKRLDTVLIDADAGNGVVKVTVTANREIRSISIADAILVDKEELEDYLIIALNKAIQKANAINEAELAAAAKDGLPNIPGMDMFK from the coding sequence ATGTTTGGAGATTTATCTGGAATGATGGACAAATTAAATAATGCTAAACAAAAAGTTGAAGAAACTAAAAAGCGTTTAGATACTGTACTTATTGATGCCGATGCTGGAAATGGAGTTGTAAAAGTTACAGTAACTGCTAATAGAGAAATTAGATCAATTTCAATTGCTGATGCTATTCTAGTCGATAAAGAAGAATTAGAAGATTATTTAATAATTGCTTTAAATAAGGCTATTCAAAAAGCAAATGCTATTAATGAAGCAGAACTAGCTGCTGCAGCAAAAGATGGTTTACCAAATATTCCTGGAATGGATATGTTTAAATAA
- a CDS encoding S9 family peptidase produces the protein MNKQEIKPPKAVKKAKELNTHGDRRIDNYYWLNDPENPEVIDYLNSENEYFEKMTAHTSKLQKDLFLEMKGRIKEDDQSVPYKKNGYFYISRYNKGEQYPIHTRKKESLEAEEQILFNVNEMAKGFDYFNLKGLSISPNNKLAVFGTDTVSRRQYTLQFKNLETDKIYSDKIENTTGSAIWANDNQTIFYTKQDEETLRSNKIYKHVLGTDTTQDELVYHEVDRTFSTFVFKTKSKKYIIIGSYSTLSTEYRYLPADNTEGDFIVFQPREKKLEYNVAHYGNEFYILTNKDGATNFKLMKTSDMATLKENWVDVIPHRENVLLEDISIFKNHLVLEERSNGLNNIRIIRWDKTEDYYLPFEEEPYSAGVYFNPEFDTNIIRYGYNSMTTPSSVIDFNMDDRTKEIKKEQEVLGGQFDKENYISKREWANARDGKKVAISIVYRKDTKLSVDTPLLLYAYGSYGHTIDASFSTTRLSLLDRGFVFAIAHIRGGEYLGREWYDDGKLLKKMNTFNDFIDCGKHLIKNNFTSEKHLYAMGGSAGGLLMGTIINMNPELFNGVIASVPFVDVVTTMLDDSIPLTTGEYDEWGNPNDKKYYEYMKSYSPYDNVENKKYPNLLVTTGLHDSQVQYFEPAKWVAKLREQDKNTNLLLMHINMNVGHGGASGRFESLKEVAREYSFLIDLESI, from the coding sequence ATGAATAAACAAGAAATAAAACCTCCAAAAGCAGTTAAAAAAGCAAAAGAATTAAATACACATGGAGATAGACGAATAGACAATTACTACTGGTTAAATGATCCTGAAAATCCTGAGGTTATTGACTATTTAAATTCTGAGAATGAATATTTTGAAAAAATGACTGCTCATACAAGTAAGTTACAAAAAGATTTATTTTTGGAAATGAAAGGTAGAATTAAAGAAGATGACCAATCTGTACCTTATAAAAAAAATGGATACTTTTACATATCTCGATATAATAAAGGTGAACAATATCCTATTCATACTCGTAAAAAGGAATCGTTGGAGGCTGAAGAGCAAATTTTATTCAATGTTAATGAAATGGCTAAGGGTTTTGATTATTTTAACTTAAAAGGATTGTCAATAAGCCCTAATAATAAATTGGCCGTTTTCGGAACAGACACCGTAAGTCGTCGTCAGTATACTTTACAATTTAAAAATTTAGAAACAGATAAGATTTATTCAGATAAAATTGAAAATACAACAGGCTCTGCAATTTGGGCTAATGATAACCAGACAATATTTTATACAAAGCAAGACGAAGAGACTCTTAGAAGCAACAAGATTTACAAACACGTTTTAGGTACCGATACAACTCAAGATGAACTAGTATATCATGAAGTAGATAGAACTTTTTCCACATTTGTATTTAAAACAAAATCTAAAAAATATATTATAATAGGTTCATATAGTACCTTATCTACAGAATATAGATATTTACCAGCAGATAATACTGAAGGTGATTTTATTGTTTTTCAACCAAGAGAAAAAAAATTAGAGTACAATGTAGCACATTACGGAAATGAATTTTACATTCTAACTAATAAGGATGGCGCTACCAATTTTAAATTGATGAAAACTTCAGATATGGCTACACTGAAAGAAAATTGGGTTGATGTCATTCCTCATAGAGAGAATGTCCTATTAGAAGATATTTCTATTTTTAAAAACCATTTAGTACTTGAAGAACGTTCAAATGGGTTGAATAATATTCGAATTATTCGTTGGGATAAAACAGAAGACTATTATTTACCATTTGAAGAAGAACCTTACTCAGCAGGAGTATACTTTAACCCCGAATTTGATACAAATATAATCAGATATGGCTATAACTCTATGACCACACCAAGTTCTGTAATTGATTTTAATATGGATGATCGTACTAAAGAAATAAAGAAAGAACAAGAAGTATTAGGAGGTCAATTTGATAAAGAAAATTATATAAGCAAGCGTGAGTGGGCAAATGCTCGTGATGGGAAGAAGGTTGCAATTTCTATTGTGTATAGAAAGGATACTAAACTATCAGTAGATACACCATTATTATTATATGCTTATGGTTCATATGGACATACTATTGACGCTAGTTTTAGTACAACAAGATTGAGTTTACTAGATAGAGGTTTTGTATTTGCAATAGCACATATTAGAGGAGGAGAATATTTAGGTAGAGAATGGTATGATGATGGAAAACTACTAAAGAAAATGAATACATTTAATGATTTTATTGATTGCGGAAAACATTTGATAAAAAATAATTTCACATCAGAAAAACATCTTTATGCAATGGGTGGATCTGCAGGTGGTTTACTTATGGGTACTATAATAAATATGAATCCTGAACTATTTAATGGTGTAATAGCTTCAGTACCATTTGTTGATGTTGTAACTACTATGTTAGATGATTCAATTCCATTAACTACTGGAGAATATGATGAATGGGGAAATCCAAATGATAAGAAATACTATGAATATATGAAGTCATACTCACCATATGATAATGTAGAAAATAAAAAATACCCAAATTTATTAGTTACAACTGGTCTTCATGATTCCCAAGTTCAGTATTTTGAACCCGCAAAATGGGTTGCAAAACTTCGTGAACAAGATAAAAACACAAATTTATTATTAATGCACATAAATATGAATGTCGGTCATGGCGGGGCTTCTGGGCGTTTTGAAAGTCTAAAAGAGGTTGCTCGTGAGTATTCTTTTTTAATTGATTTGGAATCAATTTAG